aattataatattttttagtaatagtatactttttattttttttactttcaccacagaagtttcaatctttacacttttagcactaatttataatattttttagtaaactttttattctttttattttcaacacaaaactttcaatctttacacttttagcactaaactataatattttttggtaaactttgtattctttttattttcaccacaatattgtaactctttacacttttagcactaaagtTTCATAGTGTTCGTAGaccggtttggtccggttttaactaaatctcaaaccaaCCCGGTAATGCTGGTTTTAAgatatatcaaatcaaatcaaaccaaGTATATTGTTAAACCATGTAAGCCGGTTTGGTTTGGACggtttgaaggttttttaattattattatttttattttcatataattttgtatatatatgtcaagATTTGTGTTAAAATCTATAACAAACACTTAAGTAtacatattaaaataattactagAGGGTCAAAGCTATTTGTTTCGAAGTATTCAAACTTTAGGTAAAAACTCTATCCATATGCTAAGAGATATAACACTCACATATTGAAAAAGTTTCTATTTATATTAGaaatgtataactaattataaatttgaaatataaatttgttcTTTATAATGAAACTCTAAAGAAATTTAGACCATAAAAGTGtttatatttgtaaaatgtTTAAGCTTTATAACTTTAGATAAAGTTATTTTCTTTCCAAGTTGTGAAAGTAAGAAGTACGGTCTGGTCCGGTTTTTCACGGTTTTTTCTTTGCTCAAACCATAACCGAACCAAATAACCCGGTTTCTCAAAACTTAAACCACCAGACTAGACTTTAACAATTCAATCCGcccaaaccaatccaaatacCGCGGTTTGGTCCGGATCAACCGGTTTGACGGTTTGATGTACACCCCTACGGGAAAGCGTGTATagaataatatactttttattttattttttattttcaccacaatagtttcactctttacacttttagaacaaaacttttataattcttagtaaactttttaatctttttattttcaccacaatatcttaactCCTTACACTAAATTTCtctactttttgataattttttattttaactacaacattttaacttattacactttagcaacaaactttttaacacatattaaaaagaaatgtacgaaaaaacttgtaaataataataataaactttctattcattttattttcaccacaacattttaaccattatacttttagcactaaatttttatactttttggttttcttttatttttaccacaacatttaagtttcttacacttttagcactaaacctTTATGCGAAcgactttcacacaaaacttttacagttcatcttttaactgacaaatgtcagttttcaataatttgaataatacatgttttcttcaaaaagtttatggcacattatctcttgaataatattttttattaaatcgttaacaaatgtaatgtctcccagagcaacgcccgggtgacatatctcgttttGTAATAAAATGCAAAGGATAAAGACCTTCCCAATTTAATTTTGTCTTAAATGATTTTAGCATGATGGATTTGTGTTATGGGTAAAAATACGTGCATAAAACATTTTGTATgcatatcattttttattttatttatttttgtataataattGACTCTTTTCGCTTAACTTGAATTGAACAAAAGTAAGCTATAATAgtagttattttctttttaaactgttactttctttttttaaatgttttttgttaattaatttgtaacaataatttgatgaagatagtattttttctttcaatgaAGATGGAAAAgtaacttttcttttcttcctatTCTATCCTTTTAGCTCAAAGAATTTTCCAAAGATAATAACCAATTAAGTATTGTTTAATgattacaaaaactaaaagagaCCATTTCCTCCAACATTACCCCTCCGGTTTTCTCAAAAGGTTTGTGTGTTATTCAAAAGTAGTTTTAGTCTTTTAGATATGTCTTCAGAGTTGAGGCAATATAATACTCgtactttataatatatatagtgttgtattacaataataattaacattGAATTGCCATcgcactacaaataatatttaatttgtttacccTTTTAGTTAATgggaataaattaaaaagtttgtcacacttttatgtgtataaaaatatataaaaataaaagtatgtaaaaaaatctccacactaaaaagtatctagaactaaaagttcacaaaGTTCTagacactttttagtgtggactttcatgattattttgtaacacctcatttgtccacgctAACATTTTAGTTACAatggacaaatgaggtgttgcaaaataattatgaaaatccacactaaaaagtgtgaacttttagttttacacacttagaaatttctacacacttttttttttttacttatttttacacatataaaagtgtgataaaacttttaatttgtaaacatttaatttgttcatgcttaatttattcacactaattaaaagtgtaaacaaatgcAAATGCAATATTATGTAGTGTCGTTATAatgatatgaatatatgatgttACTAAATCATATGGATTTATTGACTTTGGCCCACAAAAATCTATGAGAAATAGAGAACGTGCATGACATGATTAAGGTATTTGTTTAAccaaaaatataagaaactcAATATCTCAATCTCAAACACTTGTCACCACCATAACTTGCAAACCGCCAAATTAATTGCCGGTGCAATTTCCAGACTAATATCTTCAATAATAAGCATATGTCCATCGCCGCTTCACCACATTCATGATTTTGTCGCCGGCGATTCCTAACTCATTACCAATTAATCATTGTTAATTAAGATTgaacattatttaaataaatgcTAAACTATTCCATTAACAAAGATTGATctacttattattatatgtgACATAATTAAATAACGAAATATATCGTTTTCTATAGCAACCATTCATAACTTAGACTAAAAGTGTCGAGTCAAACTCAAATAAACAAATAGATACACTCATCTGCGTTCATTACTTTATAACAACCACTAAGAATATTTTTCTTAGTTACATGTTAATATACCAtagtaataattattaattaatcaaataatgaTCGATGAGATTAAAACATACATAGAAATCAAATAATAATCTTTACTTGATTAGACAAAATGCTTTACAATTGGACTATTGAATTTTGGGTTTGTACAATATGGGTCTCAAATCAAACATGTATTTCAAAATGTgaagtttatgttttttatgaaaaatattgatacttttttttatatatatataggaagatTATCTAGTATATACTAATTAGAGCTGTCAATTTCGACTCAATCTGaaacccaacccgaaaaaaatcagGTCTGGGTTGAGTATTTTTGACACACCAACCcatcaacttgatttttttgggTTGGGCTCGGGTTGGGTTATTGTGTTGTCAGGTCGATCCGCTAacccaatatctttaaaataattgaattatatataataactcaTACTCCACATTATAATAATCCATACGCCTCATTCTCATACTCTATATTTTTAACCTAAAGTAACTTCAAATCTGAAATAAGAGAAGGATTCAAAATTTTGTGAGATAACAAATGTTGTAGAATGAGAcggtaagtttattaactttgtgTCAAGTACTAACAATACCCTCATACTCTATATTTTTAACCTAAAGTAACTTCAAATCTGAAATAAGAGAAGGATTCAAAATTTTGTGAGATAACAAATGTTGTAGAATGAGAcggtaagtttattaactttgtgTCAAGTACTAACAATACCCTCGTAATTCTTTCTTGTACCCTTCGTTTTCAACTTATACCATCAATGATAAaggtttatattagttgatttattctattttatatttatatatttgcttATCAGGTCACATAGGTTGGCGGGTTGTGAGTCAGAGTTGAAAATTCTCacctgaaacttttagtgggttgggttagagtcggagtttttcaacccgctaacccgaacccattgacagccctaaattactaatatatgtatgtctttaagttacatattaaacaaCCCATTAAATGTATTAGCTCTATAATCAAACATATGAGTTAGGCTAGCTCGAGAATCATTATTTACCAATTAATTGTGATAACAAATTACTCATATGTACTAATTAACGTAGAGAGTTCAAACCAGTTTTATGTGTCTTGCTAGTTAATTAAATGACTAAATCAATATTCTTTGGGGGGAAATAAGCGTGCGGACACGACATATGACCAAGAGTTTGACGTTTAGGAAAAGGATCAACGGTCGGCGGGTATTGTTTCATTGTCAAATTGTCACATTTTGTGCCAAATTGTCACTTTACATCAAAGTCATCATTTCCCCCTACACCTCCACTTTCCTTCTAATTAAACTCATATACCTTGATCAACTATCTCTATACACATTATTCTCTCCTATCCATCCATCATGAGGATGTTGTGTCCAAATTTGGATAATGAAGATGGTCTTGAAACCGTCCTCGAGGTCCCTATACCGGAAGAGAGCTATGATGCCATCCCTTGGCAAAACACGAATAGGATCACTACCCCTCATTCTACCGAGTATGGTACTCGAAATGCTGAGATTCAACTCTTGCTTGGTGTCGTTGGAGCTCCTCTCATTCCTCTTCCTATATCTTGTGATAAGTCTTCCGACATCAACCCAAATATCAATAACCATCCCATGGTAAgtcatttttttagttttggagTCTGTGTGACGCATGACTGAATCTATCATTATGGCCCGTTTCTTACCATCCCCAATATAagtcaaaattttttataaattctcACTAGTTTTCTTGTAATAATGAAAGTCTGAGTGACACCTCTCAATGTATCATGATAGAATGACCATTTTGTTTCTCTTATAATACCCTGTCACGTATTGTAAgtcaaatttaataataattgtcTACTTTTAATTAATAGGAGGCTTCAATGGCAAAATATATTGTGCAACAATATATAGCCGCAACGGGAGGGGAACATGCATTGAATTCAATTGACAGCATGTTTGCGGTCGGGAAGGTGAAGATGGTGGCATCAGAGTTTATAGCTGGAGACGGTATAAGCATGAATTGTAATGGTTTGAGTATTGGTGGTAGTGTGATGAAGATCAAAAGTGTTAGAAATGGTGGCGGTGAAATGGGTGGTTTCGTGTTGTGGCAAAAGAGGCCTGACCTTTGGTCGTTAGAACTAGTGCTTTCTGGTTGCAAGATCAGCGCGGGTAGCGATGGGAAGGTCGCATGGAGGCAAACTCCATGGCATCATTCCCACGCGTCCCGTGGACCTCCACGACCTCTCCGCCGGTCACTACAGGTATTAGTCTTATTTTTCATTCCAgggaaaaaattttttttaatatattcttGTAAATATCATTGTTGTATACTAACTACTATGTTAAGTATAACTACCGAGCGAgtatcattttatataattaatgctAACTAGTTATGCACTTAtacaacatttgtttttttgctAAAAATATTATGGATGTTTTCTAATATTAGAAGGTACAAGTCAAAGTCTAAGTTATATAGTCAATTATGAATATTTGACTTTTGTTATAAGTTAAGCAATGGTGGTTTAATTTGGGTGGTATCTACCATCTAATTTGGTTGTGGGTGATGCACCAAATGAAAGTGAATCCAGGATATTTTGAATCGGTATAGTTTGACTTCTAAGAACTTTCGGTACATGTTTGCATCATCCTACAACTCGATGTGCCATCCATATTCCAAATACAATATATACTCCAATTATTTAGTATTAAGTATTAATTTGTGATTTTACCTTTCATATAACATTATTAAAGGTCTATTCTCTAAACAGTTATATGGGTAAACAATCAATTTTTAGGTAATTGTGTGAATGTTGGGTGATTAAAAACGTTTAACTTTCGTACTTATATGAGACGAGGTCGTGTGATATTGATAGTTTTCCATATGCTTTTTTAATTATAGGGTCTTGATCCAAAATTGACAGCCAGATTGTTCATGAACTCCGTGTGCACCGGAGAAAAGAACATCAATGGAGAAGATTGTTTTGTGTTAAAGCTTGAAGCAGAGCCTTTATCTCTAAAACAAAGAAGTAGTAACAATGTGGAGATCATAAACCACACTATTTGGGGACACTTTAGTCAAAAATCCGGCCTTTTGTACCATCTTAAAGACTCGCATCTCATTAGAATCAAAGCCCATGGAAATGACAATGTGTTTTGGGAAACAACCATGGAATCACTAATCGAAGATTACCAAACCGTTGAAGGAATCAACATTGCCCATGGTGGTAGAACCATAGTTTCATTATATCGGTCTGGTGAGAATGAAGGCCAGTCAAGAACGAAAATGGAAGAGGTTTGGACTATTGAGGAGTTGGATTTTAACATAAAGGGTCTTTCCATGGACTGTTTCTTGCCACCTAGAGACTTAAAAGTAAGTCCTGATCAAGAAACCGGTGAAGTTGTGATTAGCAACACAAGAAATGCCCAATTAGCCACAAAAAACAGAGGCGTTTATTCAAAGATAGCTGCTTCTAAGGTTGTGGATTTTGATCCTCAGACATTTGGAAACTATCGTCGGACTTGAAGGCTTGTGACATTGTTGTCTTAACTTCTCTTGTCTAGTTATGTACATATGCAAATAGTGTTGTGACCTACAGTATAGAAAGTAATGTTTTACTATAAGCTTATGAACTGCTTGCTTGTTATAGACCATATATACaagtttcttgtttttgttaagTTTGTACTGAGTCCTAATGTGAAGGAAATGATCAATTTTGTCCATTTTATATCTATCTACTCTAAAAGGATAAATAAGAATGATCttattaaataaagtaagatgGAATACAGACCCAAAGAAGAACCAAATAGGGCCACATAATTAACCCTGTTTAAGTAATGTCCTTTACTAAATTGATAAAATGTGTTGAACCAAATCCTCAACTGATGAACATGATGAACCATCTTTCTTTAGGCAATGGTCTGCATTTTTCTTCAACTTCATAACTTTATCCCTCATTTCTAACCCTTCTTTATCCACCATTACTTTCCTTATTGTACCTTCAATCTCGCCTCTATCAAACCCGTTTTCTAACGTTATCCCAATCTTCCAAACATCGCCTACATATCTTGCGTTTGGGAATTGATCACCAAATGACGGCGAACACATCATGGTAACCCCTTCACAAATGCTCTCAAGTGTCGAGTTCCATCCGCTATGAGTCCAAAAACCACCTACTGCAGGATGTGCTAATACCTCTTGTTGTGGAGCCCATTTTACAATGTGTCCTCTTCCTTCAACAACTTTGTCCAAAAACTCATGTGGTAATGGTTCGAGCCACTCTGAGCCTTTTATGGATCTTGGTCTGACCACCCATAAGAATGGTTGTTTGCTATTAGCTAAACCCCACGCCATCTCCAAAAACTTAAGTTCCTCAAGTTCAACTAAACTACCAAAACTAACATATAACACAGAGTTGGGTGGATATTTGTCTAACCATGAGATACATGTTTGGTCCTGCGCTAGGAGGCTGCTAGATGATGCTGGAAAGTACTTGTGAAATGGTCCTATTAGGAAATGCGGCTTTGGGAAATCCTGCTTGAGGGTATGTAGTTCGAGTTCTTCAAGCTCTTTGAACGTGTTCCATATTACGGATCGTGCTCCTTTCACTCCTTGCACCATGAGTTCAAGCATGTTGCATACATCCACAGGATCACTAGTCATGAACTTTGGCAAGTCCTTAACTTTAAGCGGTTCAAGCCTTGGGACCAACGTTTCCGATTTCATatctacaaaaatataaatagccATGGCATCAATATTTAAgggaaaaaatgaagaaaaacaaaagttatttaGCTAGCTACCCTTTAACATAACAAGTGTACATACAACAAAGTTAAGATGATATCACTATCTATTAGTCACCAAATTTAAGTTGCTACTGACCTAGTATATTACTCCCTAGCTATGATGATTTTTCACTTTGTAATTCCTTAAAAAAATTCTATGATCTTTGTTCACTTTGTAATTGCTTTGACAAATCTGTCGGTAAAGCCCAGTATTCTAGTAGTGATTGTACGATATATGTGTGCTTAAAAGATCAATTTTATGGGGAAATGAAGTTATATTCCTAATTTCCTATTGTACTTGCTATATATTTGATGCAACTTTTCCTTAtagcaactatatatatataatctcaaacaaactaattaaacaCTAACTTAACTATTTGAATTCACATTAAACCATGATTAAAGAAGACATATTTATGTAAATTAAGTTGAACCTGCATCAAAAAACTCCTGAAGATAACCGGTGTTAAGTAAGCGTGGGGCGGCAGCAAATGAAAGAAACGACGCAACACTACTAGTCCGGTGAACAATCCTTGGAATTTTGAGTCTATTCGCCACACTTTGTGTGGCGAACCACTGAGCATCCGTGATCAAACACAAAACCCCTTCATCCTCCAACATCAACCGCTCCAAACAAACTTGTATCGCGTCCATACAATTGTCGTTTAGGTAGTACAAAAAACGTACCACGTTGCCTATGTCAGAGAGCGAGTGTTTGTCTTCCGCAACACCAGGAATGGCTACAAAGTTAAAGTGAGGATAGTTGTTTGGATTAGGGGAGTTAAAATGAGTATGAAGGATGGTTATAGAAAAGGCTGCTTTTGAGTGAAGTATGTTTGCTAGTTGAAGCATTGGGTTTATGTGCCCTTGAAATGGTAATGGTAGCAACACTAACCTACGACTGGTGGTGGTAGTGTTGCTAGATTTCATGGTTGGGATGGTGGCATCCTCcatttttaattaagttaagaTAAATTtggttactatatatataagtatatatacttttgaATTGTTCATCTCTTTCTCTTATATAAGTAAAGAAGCCAAAAATCATCACGTGTTTTTCACACTTTAATGTTTATACTCTATACGACTCTGAGGCTATAATTCGTGTCACATGCATCATAAATATTTACtcaaatactaatatatatttcagaaatattttaatcaaacattttataaacttctttcatatataaatttaatttatgtaaatttatatatgaaacatttgtatttatgtaaaatttttaaaacttctttTCACTAAATCGGTTTTTTTACATTGTATTGGATGACTGTAAACAAAAATCAGCCTAAATTTAGCTTCGTGTATGTTGCCGCAGCACGACAAGTTAAAATTACTACATACACAGTAACAGGACCGTCTCATGGTTTTCAAAGACACTGTTCTATCCTAAAATAGGTCACATAGT
The Erigeron canadensis isolate Cc75 chromosome 2, C_canadensis_v1, whole genome shotgun sequence DNA segment above includes these coding regions:
- the LOC122588910 gene encoding UDP-glycosyltransferase 76B1-like, producing MEDATIPTMKSSNTTTTSRRLVLLPLPFQGHINPMLQLANILHSKAAFSITILHTHFNSPNPNNYPHFNFVAIPGVAEDKHSLSDIGNVVRFLYYLNDNCMDAIQVCLERLMLEDEGVLCLITDAQWFATQSVANRLKIPRIVHRTSSVASFLSFAAAPRLLNTGYLQEFFDADMKSETLVPRLEPLKVKDLPKFMTSDPVDVCNMLELMVQGVKGARSVIWNTFKELEELELHTLKQDFPKPHFLIGPFHKYFPASSSSLLAQDQTCISWLDKYPPNSVLYVSFGSLVELEELKFLEMAWGLANSKQPFLWVVRPRSIKGSEWLEPLPHEFLDKVVEGRGHIVKWAPQQEVLAHPAVGGFWTHSGWNSTLESICEGVTMMCSPSFGDQFPNARYVGDVWKIGITLENGFDRGEIEGTIRKVMVDKEGLEMRDKVMKLKKNADHCLKKDGSSCSSVEDLVQHILSI
- the LOC122588911 gene encoding uncharacterized protein LOC122588911 — encoded protein: MRMLCPNLDNEDGLETVLEVPIPEESYDAIPWQNTNRITTPHSTEYGTRNAEIQLLLGVVGAPLIPLPISCDKSSDINPNINNHPMEASMAKYIVQQYIAATGGEHALNSIDSMFAVGKVKMVASEFIAGDGISMNCNGLSIGGSVMKIKSVRNGGGEMGGFVLWQKRPDLWSLELVLSGCKISAGSDGKVAWRQTPWHHSHASRGPPRPLRRSLQGLDPKLTARLFMNSVCTGEKNINGEDCFVLKLEAEPLSLKQRSSNNVEIINHTIWGHFSQKSGLLYHLKDSHLIRIKAHGNDNVFWETTMESLIEDYQTVEGINIAHGGRTIVSLYRSGENEGQSRTKMEEVWTIEELDFNIKGLSMDCFLPPRDLKVSPDQETGEVVISNTRNAQLATKNRGVYSKIAASKVVDFDPQTFGNYRRT